The following DNA comes from candidate division WOR-3 bacterium.
AAGAGATTGCCTCGGCATTATTTGAACCTGAGCCCAATAAATGGTATGTATTAAGAATCGAAGCCCTTGGCCCTCGGATAATCGGCTATCTTGATGGTGAAAAGATCCTGGAAGTAATGGATAATACCTTCGACTCCGGGGGCATTGGTTTAGGAGTGCTGGAAGATGGTATGGTTTGTGAATACCGGGAAGTAATCTTAAAAAATCGCTAATTAATCAAAACAAGTCTTTTATTTTTAGGGCTAGATCTTCCAGAAAAGTCTTATCCTCTTCGGTAAAAGGTGCTAATGTATGAGAATCTATATCAATCTCAGCGATTACCTGGTCGTCTTTGAATACTGGCACGACAATTTCTGACTTCACCTTCACACTACAGGAGAGATAATTCGTCTCTTTTGATACATCCTGGACAACAAAAGTTTCTTTTTTTTCGGCGGCCTGTCCACAGATTCCCCTGCCAAAGGGAATTTTTGTATGTTCAGTCGGTTCACCTACATAAGGACCGAGATATAATTCCTTCTTTTCATTGTCGGCAATATAAAATCCGACCCAGTTGTAATAAGGAACATTCTCTTTCAAAAGTTTGCAAATTTTTAACAATTTCTCTTTTGAATCAGCCGGACCTTCGATAATATTGCCAATCTCGTTCAGGAGCGACTCGAAAGTTTTCTTTTTATCCATTACGGTCTATACCTCAGTGGACAGACCAAACAACGCTTTGCTTCATTCTTTAAATCTTCGGTCACCGGTGTTTTTCCCACCAATTTAAAATCTTTGATACGCTCAGCCACCGGTCGATGGGGAATTTTTATTCGCGGTATGTTAAATATCTCCCAGTAAATAGGATTAGAAGGTATGATACTGGCTACCATATTAATTAATCTTCCGCTCAAATACTTATCAATCACCCGGGCAACACGCAAACCATCGCCCACGGCATGGGCTAGGGTCTGCGGACCCCTTACCGCATCACCACCGGCAAAGACTTTTGAATTACCTGCCCTGCCATTTCTTACGACAATCCTGCATCTATCATCAAGATTGATATAATCCCTCAAAAAATCAGTAGATGGAACCTGGCCGATTGCCGAAACGACTTTGTCAACTTCAATCTCAAACTCCGAATTATCAATTATCTCAACCCTACCCTTTCTACCTTCTGGTGCTCGGGTCTTTGCCATCACTACTTTATTGTTTTTTATACGAACTGGTGTGGTATAAGGATAAATCTTTATTCCCTCTTCTTCTGCCGCAATCTTGTTTTCTCTTTCAGCAGGCATATCTTCTAAACCCCGACGATAATATATTGCCACTTCATTTCCACAGCGTAACAGACTCCTTGCTACATCAAATGCGGTATTGCCCCCGCCAATCACGGTGACTTTACCAAATTTGAGCATCTCACCATTTTTAATCCGGTATAAAACATCAAGTCCACCAAGTGCTGATTCTTCACCTTCAATATGAAGTTTTTCTGATTTGCCTGCACCGGTTGAAATAAATACTGCATCATATTCAGCTATCAACTCTGCCAGATTAATCTCCTTACCCACCTCAATATTCGTCTTTATTTCAAATCCTGCCTTTTTAAGCAATTCAATCTCTTCTTCAACAATTGCACGGGGAAGGCGGAATTCAGGGATATACATGCTCAAGACACCACCTGGATATCTTTCTTTTTCAAAGACCGTAACCTGATAACCCCTTACCCCAAGTTCATAGGCGGCAGTCAAACCACAAGGACCCGCTCCGATTATCGCAATCTTTTCTTTTCGCCTTTTTGTGGGTGCTGTCGGTTCTTCAGTCTCAATCGCATGTTTGAGATAGCCGATTGCAACCGGTTCATCAATTCCCCTTCTTGTGCAATTATCCTCACAAGGTGCCGGGCAGATCAACCCAAGAATTTTGAAAAACGGAACGAATGGATATCTGTTTTTATTGCTCACAATCAGATTGATATAATACCAAGGTGCAATACCTGCAGGACAGTTCTTCTCACAGGGTGGGGCATAAAATGTTTCGCCACGATATGCATCATAGATATTAAAAAGCCAGAACAGAATCCAGGAACCAAGTAATAGCCAGAAACCAACCGTGAGTTTAATCCAGAGGATTCTTGTAACCAGGATTGAACCATAGAAGAAGATCATAAACATTATGCCGGTCAAAATACGCTTGGAATATATCTGACCGCCACCCACAATAAATGTGGAAATTATTGCGGAGATTATTCTTTTATTATTTCGTTCCATAACCTATAGCCCCTGTTGGACATTTTTTTACACAATCAAGACACCGGATACAGTCAATATTATATTGCGAAGTATGTATTGGCACATCCATCGGACAGACGGCTTTACATGAATCGCAATCAATGCATTTTGTTTTATCGACCTGCAAGCGGAAGAGACTGAACCGGTTGAATATTGAATAAATTGCACCCACCGGGCAGAATGTCCTGCAGAAGAATCGCTTTATATAAATAGAAAATTGTATCACAAAAACAAGGATTGCCATCTTGATCCAGAATAACCAGCCCACGAGCGCCTTGATATCCCCGGTTTTATCTGCCATTACCAATGGAATTCCTGCCTCAATTATGCCAGCAGGGCACATTTTACAGAACCAGGGCTCTCCACTGATCCAGGCAATCACGCCTGCCACAGTTATCAATACCGCATATTTGAAATAACTAAAAGCTTTTGGCAGACGCATCTTGAATGTTTTTAACTTGTAAAGCAGATCCTGGAACAATCCGAATGGACATAGCCAGCCGCATGCCATTCTTCCTACGAGTGTTCCCACCATCCCGAAAAACCCTGCAATATAGAATGGAATTAAATGGAGATTGAAAAAGTGCTGTAAGCCACCAATAGGACAGGAGAAAAGGGATAGTGGGCATCCCCAGCAATTCAATATCGGCACACAGCCTTGTTTTAATGGTCCCTGATATATTCCGCCTTGCCATATTGCCGGATAATTACCCAGGGTGATTGCTGAGGCGATAAACTGGATAACTCGCTTTAACTTCATTGTTGCAACCCCATACAGGATAAACACATCACCGAAGCCACACTCTCGGTCTCGGTAAAATCACCAACCTTGCCACCATAAATTATCCCGGCAATAAAGACAATGAGCAAAACGATAATCAAAACCAGCCTTTTCATATTACCCCCTTGAAGATTCTGAAGTCTATAAACACGGGTTAAATATAATCAAATTTATTCTTCAGTCAAGAAAAAGATAAATCTTTTTTAACGAATAAAATGCCACAATTCTTCTCTGTTTTCGAGCGCATCATATTTTTCCTGCTCGCCTAATTTAGAAGCGCCCATCAATTCATAAACACCATCACGATTTATATCCTTGAATATCACTTCCAATCCCTTTGTTTCATAAATCCATACCTCCTGAGGGTCGCATACATGAGCACCTTTAAAATAGATATCCGACCTTGTAGCAACTCCAGAATCACCTATACGAATCTCATCGGGTGGACCATTCTTGATATAGTATCTTCCCATTGGGGTATCCCGACCTTTGATAAAAGAAGTAGAAAATCTTCTATCCGCCTCCAGAAGTCTTTTCTCAAATTCTTTGTAATTTCGCCTTGC
Coding sequences within:
- a CDS encoding GAF domain-containing protein produces the protein MDKKKTFESLLNEIGNIIEGPADSKEKLLKICKLLKENVPYYNWVGFYIADNEKKELYLGPYVGEPTEHTKIPFGRGICGQAAEKKETFVVQDVSKETNYLSCSVKVKSEIVVPVFKDDQVIAEIDIDSHTLAPFTEEDKTFLEDLALKIKDLF
- a CDS encoding FAD-dependent oxidoreductase, which gives rise to MERNNKRIISAIISTFIVGGGQIYSKRILTGIMFMIFFYGSILVTRILWIKLTVGFWLLLGSWILFWLFNIYDAYRGETFYAPPCEKNCPAGIAPWYYINLIVSNKNRYPFVPFFKILGLICPAPCEDNCTRRGIDEPVAIGYLKHAIETEEPTAPTKRRKEKIAIIGAGPCGLTAAYELGVRGYQVTVFEKERYPGGVLSMYIPEFRLPRAIVEEEIELLKKAGFEIKTNIEVGKEINLAELIAEYDAVFISTGAGKSEKLHIEGEESALGGLDVLYRIKNGEMLKFGKVTVIGGGNTAFDVARSLLRCGNEVAIYYRRGLEDMPAERENKIAAEEEGIKIYPYTTPVRIKNNKVVMAKTRAPEGRKGRVEIIDNSEFEIEVDKVVSAIGQVPSTDFLRDYINLDDRCRIVVRNGRAGNSKVFAGGDAVRGPQTLAHAVGDGLRVARVIDKYLSGRLINMVASIIPSNPIYWEIFNIPRIKIPHRPVAERIKDFKLVGKTPVTEDLKNEAKRCLVCPLRYRP
- a CDS encoding 4Fe-4S binding protein produces the protein MKLKRVIQFIASAITLGNYPAIWQGGIYQGPLKQGCVPILNCWGCPLSLFSCPIGGLQHFFNLHLIPFYIAGFFGMVGTLVGRMACGWLCPFGLFQDLLYKLKTFKMRLPKAFSYFKYAVLITVAGVIAWISGEPWFCKMCPAGIIEAGIPLVMADKTGDIKALVGWLFWIKMAILVFVIQFSIYIKRFFCRTFCPVGAIYSIFNRFSLFRLQVDKTKCIDCDSCKAVCPMDVPIHTSQYNIDCIRCLDCVKKCPTGAIGYGTK